The following proteins come from a genomic window of Diprion similis isolate iyDipSimi1 chromosome 8, iyDipSimi1.1, whole genome shotgun sequence:
- the LOC124408539 gene encoding homeodomain-interacting protein kinase 2 isoform X5, giving the protein MENGMRDMFIQAQQTSSSVNGSSSNSSSSNNPAHQHSKKRKLDYNISQPVIQQHGQVQSADYQLDNATSIQQYAVSGVNTVFGPLHNNALQKSPNQQTLVRASTIKLLDTYQRCGQKRKSWSREGGNGEGLAIQSTNTNTTNATTSAVSSQHHSSQQQQQQQQQQLNNKQSSMTSHSKQVANGGNGGGGSNPQGDGDYQLVQHEVLYSMTNQYEVLEFLGRGTFGQVVKCWKKGTNEIVAIKILKNHPSYARQGQIEVSILSRLSQENADEFNFVRAYECFQHKSHTCLVFEMLEQNLYDFLKQNKFSPLPLKYIRPILQQVLTALLKLKQLGLIHADLKPENIMLVDPVRQPYRVKVIDFGSASHVSKAVCNTYLQSRYYRAPEIILGLPFCEAIDMWSLGCVVAELFLGWPLYPGSSEYDQIRYISQTQGLPTEHMLNNASKTTKFFYRDMDSTYPFWRLKTPEEHEQETGIKSKEARKYIFNCLDDIGQVNVPTDLEGGQLCAEKADRREFIDLLKRMLTMDQVERRITPGEALNHAFVTLAHLVDYAHCNNVKASVQMMEVCRRAGDFTASPAHHQAPPAPQPAPPTSLVANFVPTTNGSAVTLTFNNQLTNQVQRLVREHRTAPSGYDNLYQIYTNTSRRATQYSGSSNGSNSGRGAVHDFPHQLVPGILCPPPGYQPMPSPAKHVVVAQVSVEMPPQAQQAPLQIQPSIISQQAVAAAAAAAQQQYAAVPVSMVESGRQMLLTKTEFNILPCVHKYPMVGLQNAVQTSWPGGSRQMAAIVPSWQQLPPQHAAIQQPLLSDAGEWGRPLIVDSSAILQDQRPVFPVTEVYNTSALVEHPSQSWGKRSVTKHHQHHLTVPQQPQHRHEHKKETQQLSPVKKRVKESTPPSNMRRHSPANSHWQQQTNQSHHHTGSNTSSNKHGSNNHANEHQQVTTVRQQTITIHDTPSPAVSVITISDSEDESPGKCCGDRQCGACQGLAPRLSGDGRPVREDVIRSTQSTPRVVQSSHQTHSSSQTHTNGHSGSLSSSQRAQRKNVISCVTVGDSDGEASPGRVHAHLYHQVPQHQHQQPAQHIKHEPQPQHHVSSGYSSQSQKKRLLAKVQSECNMINVATKPEPGVEYLAPHPCHAPACKEPPTYQDDAYDMHDYFLQYVTTSSAHPHLQEQHIVYTTGADKRVSWPGKRAEYKHEYVQPPAAHSRDHQKWAVANPVHQYRYGFVCGSCRQSQVVGSTAHHGHHGHPAHLSPGGGGGGGRSPAAGPVVGGAQHLGQPLYQEYAHVRSRGHPVAPPPAVYVTAAPSQAPSAIQQQQVPTYQGFTPGRALPPPAHHSSARPLLASHAAHPLPAHMQPTAVYGLAPLSPAKHQYQPSGLWFTE; this is encoded by the exons ATGGAAAAT GGAATGCGTGACATGTTCATCCAAGCTCAGCAGACGAGCAGCAGCGTcaacggcagcagcagcaacagcagcagcagcaacaacccTGCTCACCAGCATAGCAAGAAACGAAAGTTGGACTACAACATTAGTCAACCAGTTATCCAGCAGCACGGACAAGTCCAATCTGCCGATTACCAGTTGGACAACGCAACTAGCATCCAACAGTACGCTGTGAGCGGGGTGAACACTGTGTTTGGTCCGTTGCATAATAATGCGCTGCAGAAGAGCCCGAACCAACAGACTCTAGTCCGCGCGTCGACTATTAAACTTTTAGACACGTACCAGCGCTGTGGTCAGAAG AGAAAGTCTTGGTCACGAGAAGGAGGTAATGGTGAAGGACTGGCGATCCAATCGACTAACACTAACACGACAAACGCCACGACCAGTGCCGTAAGCTCGCAGCACCATTCttcacaacaacaacaacagcagcaacaacagcagcttaataataaacaatcaaGCATGACTTCGCACAGTAAACAAGTTGCCAATGGGGGCAACGGCGGCGGTGGGAGTAATCCGCAAGGGGATGGCGATTATCAGTTGGTTCAGCACGAAGTTCTTTACTCTATGACCAATCAGTACGAAgttctggaattcttgggCAGAGGAACATTTGGACAG GTTGTGAAATGTTGGAAAAAGGGTACCAATGAAATAGTAGCcattaaaatattgaagaatcATCCATCATACGCGCGCCAAGGCCAGATTGAG gTCTCCATCCTGTCACGACTTAGCCAGGAAAACGCGGACGAGTTCAACTTTGTGCGTGCTTACGAATGTTTTCAGCACAAATCTCATACTTGTTTGGTGTTTGAAATGCTGGAGCAGAACctctatgattttttaaagCAAAATAAATTCTCACCGCTTCCTTTAAAGTATATCAGGCCAATTCTTCAACAAGTGCTTACCGCTCTTCTCAAACTTAAG caatTGGGTCTAATTCACGCCGATCTTAAGCCTGAAAACATAATGTTGGTAGACCCTGTGCGACAGCCGTATAGAGTTAAAGTCATTGACTTTGGTTCTGCCTCTCACGTTTCAAAAGCCGTTTGCAATACCTACTTGCAATCCCGTTACTATCGTGCGCCAGAGATCATACTCGGACTTCCTTTCTGTGAAGCGATAGACATGTGGTCTCTAGGCTGCGTTGTGGCTGAATTGTTTCTCGGTTGGCCGTTGTATCCGGGCAGTTCGGAATACGATCAGATACGCTACATCAGTCAAACCCAGGGACTTCCCACCGAACATATGCTGAATAATGCTAGTAAAACTACAAAATTCTTCTACAGAGATATGGACA GCACATATCCATTCTGGAGACTAAAGACTCCGGAAGAACACGAGCAGGAGACTGGAATAAAGTCCAAGGAGGCtagaaaatacattttcaactgTTTGGACGATATTGGTCAGGTGAATGTTCCGACCGATTTGGAAGGGGGTCAGTTATGCGCGGAAAAGGCCGACAGACGAGAGTTTATAGATCTATTGAAGAGGATGCTCACAATGGACCAGGTA GAGCGCCGAATCACACCGGGAGAAGCATTGAACCATGCTTTCGTAACGCTAGCTCACCTCGTCGACTACGCTCATTGCAACAACGTCAAAGCCTCCGTTCAAATGATGGAAGTCTGCAGACGAGCTGGCGACTTTACTGCCAGTCCGGCTCACCATCAAGCCCCACCCGCGCCTCAGCCAGCACCGCCGACTTCGCTGGTTGCCAATTTTGTGCCGACGACAAACGGAAGCGCGGTCACTCTCACTTTCAACAATCAACTGACGAATCAGGTGCAGAGACTCGTCAGGGAACACCGCACAGCTCCGTCGGGATACGACAATCTG TATCAAATATACACAAATACCAGTCGGAGAGCAACACAGTACAGTGGTTCGTCTAATGGTTCCAACAGCGGTCGTGGCGCGGTGCACGATTTTCCGCACCAATTAGTACCTGGGATTCTTTGCCCACCGCCTGGCTACCAGCCGATGCCTAGTCCGGCAAAACATGTTGTTGTTGCACAGGTCAGTGTCGAAATG CCACCTCAAGCTCAGCAAGCTCCCCTACAAATCCAGCCGTCCATTATATCTCAACAAGCTGTTGCAGCCGCTGCAGCAGCGGCGCAACAGCAATACGCCGCGGTTCCAGTTTCCATGGTGGAAAGCGGCAGACAAATGCTACTCACG AAAACTGAATTTAACATTCTCCCGTGTGTACATAAGTATCCCATGGTTGGGTTACAGAACGCGGTACAAACGTCGTGGCCAGGTGGTAGTCGACAAATGGCTGCCATCGTACCGTCTTGGCAACAATTACCACCACAGCATGCCGCTATACAACAACCCCTGCTTAGTGACGCAGGAGAGTGGGGCAGACCACTCATCGTCGACAGTTCTGCCATACTACAG GATCAGAGGCCCGTGTTCCCGGTAACCGAAGTTTACAACACAAGCGCGCTCGTCGAACACCCGTCGCAAAGCTGGGGGAAACGAAGCGTGACAAAACATCACCAGCACCACTTGACTGTGCCGCAACAGCCCCAGCATAGACACGAACACAAAAAGGAAACTCAGCAGTTGAGTCCTGTTAAAAAGAGAGTCAAGGAAAGCACACCGCCCAGTAATATGAGGCGTCATTCACCTGCGAACAGTCACTGGCAGCAACAGACCAATCAGTCTCATCATCATACCGGCAGCAACACCAGTAGCAACAAACATGGAAGTAATAATCATGCTAACGAACATCAACAGGTCACAACTGTCAGGCAACAGACTATAACCATACACGATACGCCTTCGCCAGCTGTTTCCGTCATCACCATAAGCGACAGCGAAGACGAAAGTCCTGGCAAATG CTGCGGAGACCGTCAATGCGGGGCTTGCCAAGGTTTGGCGCCTCGCTTGTCTGGCGATGGAAGGCCCGTTCGCGAGGATGTTATTCGaag CACGCAGTCTACGCCTCGTGTTGTACAGAGCTCGCACCAGACTCATTCAAGCAGTCAAACGCATACGAACGGTCACAGCGGTTCCCTCAGCTCTTCGCAAAGGGCGCAACGTAAGAATGTCATCAGCTGCGTTACGGTGGGTGACAGCGACGGGGAGGCAAGTCCAGGTCGAGTCCACGCTCACTTGTATCACCAGGTCCCTCaacatcagcatcagcagcctGCCCAGCACATAAAGCACGAACCGCAGCCCCAGCATCATGTCAG TTCTGGCTATTCTTcgcaatcgcaaaaaaaacgactacTGGCCAAAGTTCAGTCGGAATGCAACATGATCAACGTCGCCACCAAGCCCGAACCTGGCGTCGAATATCTAGCTCCGCATCCCTGCCATGCACCCGCCTGCAAAGAACCTCCAACTTATCAG GATGACGCCTATGACATGCATGACTACTTCTTGCAGTATGTGACTACTAGCAGTGCTCATCCCCACCTTCAGGAACAGCACATCGTCTACACAACGGGTGCCGACAAGCGAGTATCTTGGCCCGGTAAACGAGCTGAATACAAACACGAGTATGTTCAACCGCCGGCTGCACATTCGAGGGATCATCAGAAATGGGCGGTAGCAAATCCCGTTCATCAGTACAG GTATGGGTTTGTTTGTGGCTCTTGTAGGCAGAGCCAggtggtgggttcgacggctCATCACGGCCACCACGGTCATCCGGCTCATCTGAGTCCAGGAGGCGGAGGAGGTGGGGGTAGGAGCCCGGCTGCTGGCCCGGTGGTCGGGGGTGCCCAACACCTGGGTCAGCCTCTGTACCAGGAATACGCCCATGT
- the LOC124408539 gene encoding homeodomain-interacting protein kinase 2 isoform X1: MENGMRDMFIQAQQTSSSVNGSSSNSSSSNNPAHQHSKKRKLDYNISQPVIQQHGQVQSADYQLDNATSIQQYAVSGVNTVFGPLHNNALQKSPNQQTLVRASTIKLLDTYQRCGQKRKSWSREGGNGEGLAIQSTNTNTTNATTSAVSSQHHSSQQQQQQQQQQLNNKQSSMTSHSKQVANGGNGGGGSNPQGDGDYQLVQHEVLYSMTNQYEVLEFLGRGTFGQVVKCWKKGTNEIVAIKILKNHPSYARQGQIEVSILSRLSQENADEFNFVRAYECFQHKSHTCLVFEMLEQNLYDFLKQNKFSPLPLKYIRPILQQVLTALLKLKQLGLIHADLKPENIMLVDPVRQPYRVKVIDFGSASHVSKAVCNTYLQSRYYRAPEIILGLPFCEAIDMWSLGCVVAELFLGWPLYPGSSEYDQIRYISQTQGLPTEHMLNNASKTTKFFYRDMDSTYPFWRLKTPEEHEQETGIKSKEARKYIFNCLDDIGQVNVPTDLEGGQLCAEKADRREFIDLLKRMLTMDQVERRITPGEALNHAFVTLAHLVDYAHCNNVKASVQMMEVCRRAGDFTASPAHHQAPPAPQPAPPTSLVANFVPTTNGSAVTLTFNNQLTNQVQRLVREHRTAPSGYDNLYQIYTNTSRRATQYSGSSNGSNSGRGAVHDFPHQLVPGILCPPPGYQPMPSPAKHVVVAQVSVEMPPQAQQAPLQIQPSIISQQAVAAAAAAAQQQYAAVPVSMVESGRQMLLTKTEFNILPCVHKYPMVGLQNAVQTSWPGGSRQMAAIVPSWQQLPPQHAAIQQPLLSDAGEWGRPLIVDSSAILQDQRPVFPVTEVYNTSALVEHPSQSWGKRSVTKHHQHHLTVPQQPQHRHEHKKETQQLSPVKKRVKESTPPSNMRRHSPANSHWQQQTNQSHHHTGSNTSSNKHGSNNHANEHQQVTTVRQQTITIHDTPSPAVSVITISDSEDESPGKCCGDRQCGACQGLAPRLSGDGRPVREDVIRSTQSTPRVVQSSHQTHSSSQTHTNGHSGSLSSSQRAQRKNVISCVTVGDSDGEASPGRVHAHLYHQVPQHQHQQPAQHIKHEPQPQHHVSSGYSSQSQKKRLLAKVQSECNMINVATKPEPGVEYLAPHPCHAPACKEPPTYQDDAYDMHDYFLQYVTTSSAHPHLQEQHIVYTTGADKRVSWPGKRAEYKHEYVQPPAAHSRDHQKWAVANPVHQYRQSQVVGSTAHHGHHGHPAHLSPGGGGGGGRSPAAGPVVGGAQHLGQPLYQEYAHVRSRGHPVAPPPAVYVTAAPSQAPSAIQQQQVPTYQGFTPGWVPRRLVDACISSPLTLYDSSRALPPPAHHSSARPLLASHAAHPLPAHMQPTAVYGLAPLSPAKHQYQPSGLWFTE, from the exons ATGGAAAAT GGAATGCGTGACATGTTCATCCAAGCTCAGCAGACGAGCAGCAGCGTcaacggcagcagcagcaacagcagcagcagcaacaacccTGCTCACCAGCATAGCAAGAAACGAAAGTTGGACTACAACATTAGTCAACCAGTTATCCAGCAGCACGGACAAGTCCAATCTGCCGATTACCAGTTGGACAACGCAACTAGCATCCAACAGTACGCTGTGAGCGGGGTGAACACTGTGTTTGGTCCGTTGCATAATAATGCGCTGCAGAAGAGCCCGAACCAACAGACTCTAGTCCGCGCGTCGACTATTAAACTTTTAGACACGTACCAGCGCTGTGGTCAGAAG AGAAAGTCTTGGTCACGAGAAGGAGGTAATGGTGAAGGACTGGCGATCCAATCGACTAACACTAACACGACAAACGCCACGACCAGTGCCGTAAGCTCGCAGCACCATTCttcacaacaacaacaacagcagcaacaacagcagcttaataataaacaatcaaGCATGACTTCGCACAGTAAACAAGTTGCCAATGGGGGCAACGGCGGCGGTGGGAGTAATCCGCAAGGGGATGGCGATTATCAGTTGGTTCAGCACGAAGTTCTTTACTCTATGACCAATCAGTACGAAgttctggaattcttgggCAGAGGAACATTTGGACAG GTTGTGAAATGTTGGAAAAAGGGTACCAATGAAATAGTAGCcattaaaatattgaagaatcATCCATCATACGCGCGCCAAGGCCAGATTGAG gTCTCCATCCTGTCACGACTTAGCCAGGAAAACGCGGACGAGTTCAACTTTGTGCGTGCTTACGAATGTTTTCAGCACAAATCTCATACTTGTTTGGTGTTTGAAATGCTGGAGCAGAACctctatgattttttaaagCAAAATAAATTCTCACCGCTTCCTTTAAAGTATATCAGGCCAATTCTTCAACAAGTGCTTACCGCTCTTCTCAAACTTAAG caatTGGGTCTAATTCACGCCGATCTTAAGCCTGAAAACATAATGTTGGTAGACCCTGTGCGACAGCCGTATAGAGTTAAAGTCATTGACTTTGGTTCTGCCTCTCACGTTTCAAAAGCCGTTTGCAATACCTACTTGCAATCCCGTTACTATCGTGCGCCAGAGATCATACTCGGACTTCCTTTCTGTGAAGCGATAGACATGTGGTCTCTAGGCTGCGTTGTGGCTGAATTGTTTCTCGGTTGGCCGTTGTATCCGGGCAGTTCGGAATACGATCAGATACGCTACATCAGTCAAACCCAGGGACTTCCCACCGAACATATGCTGAATAATGCTAGTAAAACTACAAAATTCTTCTACAGAGATATGGACA GCACATATCCATTCTGGAGACTAAAGACTCCGGAAGAACACGAGCAGGAGACTGGAATAAAGTCCAAGGAGGCtagaaaatacattttcaactgTTTGGACGATATTGGTCAGGTGAATGTTCCGACCGATTTGGAAGGGGGTCAGTTATGCGCGGAAAAGGCCGACAGACGAGAGTTTATAGATCTATTGAAGAGGATGCTCACAATGGACCAGGTA GAGCGCCGAATCACACCGGGAGAAGCATTGAACCATGCTTTCGTAACGCTAGCTCACCTCGTCGACTACGCTCATTGCAACAACGTCAAAGCCTCCGTTCAAATGATGGAAGTCTGCAGACGAGCTGGCGACTTTACTGCCAGTCCGGCTCACCATCAAGCCCCACCCGCGCCTCAGCCAGCACCGCCGACTTCGCTGGTTGCCAATTTTGTGCCGACGACAAACGGAAGCGCGGTCACTCTCACTTTCAACAATCAACTGACGAATCAGGTGCAGAGACTCGTCAGGGAACACCGCACAGCTCCGTCGGGATACGACAATCTG TATCAAATATACACAAATACCAGTCGGAGAGCAACACAGTACAGTGGTTCGTCTAATGGTTCCAACAGCGGTCGTGGCGCGGTGCACGATTTTCCGCACCAATTAGTACCTGGGATTCTTTGCCCACCGCCTGGCTACCAGCCGATGCCTAGTCCGGCAAAACATGTTGTTGTTGCACAGGTCAGTGTCGAAATG CCACCTCAAGCTCAGCAAGCTCCCCTACAAATCCAGCCGTCCATTATATCTCAACAAGCTGTTGCAGCCGCTGCAGCAGCGGCGCAACAGCAATACGCCGCGGTTCCAGTTTCCATGGTGGAAAGCGGCAGACAAATGCTACTCACG AAAACTGAATTTAACATTCTCCCGTGTGTACATAAGTATCCCATGGTTGGGTTACAGAACGCGGTACAAACGTCGTGGCCAGGTGGTAGTCGACAAATGGCTGCCATCGTACCGTCTTGGCAACAATTACCACCACAGCATGCCGCTATACAACAACCCCTGCTTAGTGACGCAGGAGAGTGGGGCAGACCACTCATCGTCGACAGTTCTGCCATACTACAG GATCAGAGGCCCGTGTTCCCGGTAACCGAAGTTTACAACACAAGCGCGCTCGTCGAACACCCGTCGCAAAGCTGGGGGAAACGAAGCGTGACAAAACATCACCAGCACCACTTGACTGTGCCGCAACAGCCCCAGCATAGACACGAACACAAAAAGGAAACTCAGCAGTTGAGTCCTGTTAAAAAGAGAGTCAAGGAAAGCACACCGCCCAGTAATATGAGGCGTCATTCACCTGCGAACAGTCACTGGCAGCAACAGACCAATCAGTCTCATCATCATACCGGCAGCAACACCAGTAGCAACAAACATGGAAGTAATAATCATGCTAACGAACATCAACAGGTCACAACTGTCAGGCAACAGACTATAACCATACACGATACGCCTTCGCCAGCTGTTTCCGTCATCACCATAAGCGACAGCGAAGACGAAAGTCCTGGCAAATG CTGCGGAGACCGTCAATGCGGGGCTTGCCAAGGTTTGGCGCCTCGCTTGTCTGGCGATGGAAGGCCCGTTCGCGAGGATGTTATTCGaag CACGCAGTCTACGCCTCGTGTTGTACAGAGCTCGCACCAGACTCATTCAAGCAGTCAAACGCATACGAACGGTCACAGCGGTTCCCTCAGCTCTTCGCAAAGGGCGCAACGTAAGAATGTCATCAGCTGCGTTACGGTGGGTGACAGCGACGGGGAGGCAAGTCCAGGTCGAGTCCACGCTCACTTGTATCACCAGGTCCCTCaacatcagcatcagcagcctGCCCAGCACATAAAGCACGAACCGCAGCCCCAGCATCATGTCAG TTCTGGCTATTCTTcgcaatcgcaaaaaaaacgactacTGGCCAAAGTTCAGTCGGAATGCAACATGATCAACGTCGCCACCAAGCCCGAACCTGGCGTCGAATATCTAGCTCCGCATCCCTGCCATGCACCCGCCTGCAAAGAACCTCCAACTTATCAG GATGACGCCTATGACATGCATGACTACTTCTTGCAGTATGTGACTACTAGCAGTGCTCATCCCCACCTTCAGGAACAGCACATCGTCTACACAACGGGTGCCGACAAGCGAGTATCTTGGCCCGGTAAACGAGCTGAATACAAACACGAGTATGTTCAACCGCCGGCTGCACATTCGAGGGATCATCAGAAATGGGCGGTAGCAAATCCCGTTCATCAGTACAG GCAGAGCCAggtggtgggttcgacggctCATCACGGCCACCACGGTCATCCGGCTCATCTGAGTCCAGGAGGCGGAGGAGGTGGGGGTAGGAGCCCGGCTGCTGGCCCGGTGGTCGGGGGTGCCCAACACCTGGGTCAGCCTCTGTACCAGGAATACGCCCATGT